A stretch of Electrophorus electricus isolate fEleEle1 chromosome 3, fEleEle1.pri, whole genome shotgun sequence DNA encodes these proteins:
- the boka gene encoding bcl-2-related ovarian killer protein homolog A isoform X1: MKGMEVLRRSSVFAAEVMEVFDRSPTDKELVSQSKVLCRDYIHSRLSRIGFGWSKPDHGLSSGGTLGEVSSVLLWLGDELEYLRPNLYRNVARQLNITVASESVVSDAFLAVAAEIFSTGVTWGKIVSLYAVAGALAVDCVRYGNPAMVHAIVDCMGEFVRKSLVSWLKKRGGWTDITKCVVNTDPSFRSHWLMVTACTCVHYLKAVVFYLLREK, translated from the exons ATGAAGGGGATGGAGGTGTTGCGCCGCTCGTCGGTGTTCGCAGCAGAAGTGATGGAGGTGTTTGATCGCTCTCCGACAGACAAAGAGCTGGTCTCTCAATCCAAGGTGCTGTGTAGAGACTACATTCACTCGAGGCTTAGTCGCATTGGATTTGGATGGTCTAAACCTGACCATGGATTGTCTTCCGGAGGGACACTCGGAGAAGTCTCGTCTGTCCTTCTCTGGTTAG GTGATGAGCTAGAATACTTGCGCCCCAATTTGTATCGCAACGTGGCTCGCCAGCTGAATATCACCGTTGCTTCAGAGAGTGTGGTTTCTGACGCGTTCCTTGCCGTAGCTGCGGAAATATTCTCCACAG GGGTCACATGGGGTAAGATTGTGTCTCTCTATGCGGTGGCTGGAGCTTTGGCGGTGGACTGCGTTCGCTATGGCAACCCAGCCATGGTTCATGCCATTGTGGATTGCATGGGAGAATTCGTCCGCAAGAGCCTAGTGTCCTGGTTAAAGAAGAGAGGAGGATGG ACTGACATCACAAAGTGCGTAGTCAACACAGACCCCAGCTTCCGTTCCCATTGGTTGATGGTGACAGCCTGCACGTGCGTACACTACCTGAAGGCCGTGGTCTTCTATCTGCTGAGGGAGAAATGA
- the boka gene encoding bcl-2-related ovarian killer protein homolog A isoform X2: MKGMEVLRRSSVFAAEVMEVFDRSPTDKELVSQSKVLCRDYIHSRLSRIGFGWSKPDHGLSSGGTLGEVSSVLLWLGDELEYLRPNLYRNVARQLNITVASESVVSDAFLAVAAEIFSTGVTWGKIVSLYAVAGALAVDCVRYGNPAMVHAIVDCMGEFVRKSLVSWLKKRGGWRVERIKEKHAVQDTFFKVSLVEIC, encoded by the exons ATGAAGGGGATGGAGGTGTTGCGCCGCTCGTCGGTGTTCGCAGCAGAAGTGATGGAGGTGTTTGATCGCTCTCCGACAGACAAAGAGCTGGTCTCTCAATCCAAGGTGCTGTGTAGAGACTACATTCACTCGAGGCTTAGTCGCATTGGATTTGGATGGTCTAAACCTGACCATGGATTGTCTTCCGGAGGGACACTCGGAGAAGTCTCGTCTGTCCTTCTCTGGTTAG GTGATGAGCTAGAATACTTGCGCCCCAATTTGTATCGCAACGTGGCTCGCCAGCTGAATATCACCGTTGCTTCAGAGAGTGTGGTTTCTGACGCGTTCCTTGCCGTAGCTGCGGAAATATTCTCCACAG GGGTCACATGGGGTAAGATTGTGTCTCTCTATGCGGTGGCTGGAGCTTTGGCGGTGGACTGCGTTCGCTATGGCAACCCAGCCATGGTTCATGCCATTGTGGATTGCATGGGAGAATTCGTCCGCAAGAGCCTAGTGTCCTGGTTAAAGAAGAGAGGAGGATGG AGAGTAGAAAGGataaaggaaaaacatgcaGTCCAGGACACTTTTTTCAAAGTGTCTCTTGTTGAGATCTGTTGA
- the atg4b gene encoding cysteine protease ATG4B: MDAATLTYDTLRFGEFEDFPETSEPVWILGKQFNALTEKEDILSDITSRLWFTYRKNFQPIGGTGPTSDNGWGCMLRCGQMILAEALIRRHLTRDWRWLRGERQKEGYISILHAFIDKKDSYYSIHQIAQMGVGEGKSIGQWYGPNTVAQVLKKLAVFDTWSRLAVHVAMDNTVVIEEIKRLCMPWLDFERGACASQEVNGCLEGACALVEEDPVLWKPLVLLIPLRLGLSDINEAYIETLKQCFMMPQSLGVIGGKPNSAHYFIGFVGQELIYLDPHTTQSAVEPCENGQVQDDSYHCQHPPCRMHICELDPSIAAGFFCLTEDDFDDWCVHVRKLSSCRGLPMFELVDSQPSHLINTEVLNLTPDFSDSDRLERFFDSEDEEFEILSL, translated from the exons ATGGATGCAG CTACGCTTACATACGACACACTGCGCTTCGGGGAGTTTGAGGATTTCCCGGAGACCTCCGAGCCTGTCTGGATTCTGGGAAAACAGTTTAATGCACTAACGG AGAAGGAGGATATTCTGTCTGACATTACCTCACGTTTGTGGTTCACCTACAGAAAGAACTTTCAGCCAATCG GAGGCACAGGGCCTACGTCTGACAACGGCTGGGGTTGCATGCTGCGATGTGGGCAGATGATCCTAGCAGAAGCCTTGATCCGCCGACACTTAACTCGAG ACTGGAGATGGCTAAGAGGTGAACGACAGAAAGAGGGGTACATTAGTATCCTCCATGCCTTCATAGACAAGAAGGACAGCTACTACTCCATTCACCAGATAG CTCAGATGGGGGTCGGAGAAGGCAAGTCCATAGGCCAGTGGTATGGGCCAAATACTGTGGCACAAGTACTCAA GAAACTGGCTGTGTTTGATACATGGAGCCGATTGGCAGTTCACGTCGCGATGGATAACACTGTGGTCATTGAGGAAATCA AGCGGTTGTGCATGCCTTGGCTGGACTTTGAGAGGGGCGCGTGTGCGTCCCAGGAGGTGAACGGCTGCTTGGAGGGGGCGTGTGCGCTGGTTGAGGAGGACCCTGTGCTCTGGAAGCCACTGGTCCTGCTTATTCCCCTGAGACTAGGCCTTAGTGACATCAACGAGGCCTACATTGAAACGCTAAAG CAATGCTTCATGATGCCCCAGTCTTTAGGAGTGATTGGTGGGAAACCGAACAGTGCACATTACTTCATTGGCTTTGTGG GCCAGGAGCTGATTTACCTGGACCCCCACACGACTCAGTCAGCTGTGGAGCCGTGTGAAAATGGCCAGGTTCAGGACGACTCCTATCATTGCCAGCACCCGCCTTGCCGCATGCACATTTGCGAGCTCGACCCCTCCATAGCTGCC GGCTTCTTCTGTCTGACGGAAGATGACTTTGATgattggtgtgtgcatgttcgcAAA CTGTCAAGCTGTAGAGGTCTTCCAATGTTTGAGCTAGTAGACAGTCAGCCATCACATCTAATCAATACTGAAGTCCTTAATCTCACTCCAG ATTTCTCTGACTCTGACCGGCTTGAGCGCTTTTTTGACTCTGAAGACGAGGAGTTTGAGATCCTGTCTTTGTGA
- the dtymk gene encoding thymidylate kinase isoform X1 — MACRRGVLIVLEGVDKAGKTTQCKKLVQALQESGHRAEMMRFPGASHHVWFLQTDRTTRIGLLISSYLEKKSQLEDHTVHLLFSANRWELVPLIKQKLDQGITLVVDRYAFSGVAFTSAKPGFSLAWCKQPDVGLPKPDLVLFLQINPALAAQRGEFGTERYETNAFQNKVQQNFEQLRQDPSVNWKEIDAGRSIEEVHMNIKMLCESAINLAKNLPIGELWK; from the exons ATGGCATGCAGAAGAGGTGTGTTAATTGTACTAGAGGGCGTAGACAAAGCTGGGAAAACGACACAGTGCAAGAAGCTTGTCCAGGCGTTGCAAGAGAGCGGACACCGCGCCGAGATGATGAGATTTCCAG GAGCAAGTCACCATGTGTGGTTCCTTcaaacagacagaacaacaaGGATAGGCCTGCTTATAAGTTCATACCTGGAGAAGAAGAGCCAACTGGAGGACCACACTGTGCATCTGTTGTTCTCTGCAAACCGCTGGGAGTTGGT GCCGTTAATTAAACAGAAGCTGGACCAGGGAATTACTCTGGTGGTGGATCGTTATGCTTTCTCTGGAGTAGCTTTTACCAGTGCCAAACCT GGTTTCTCGCTGGCTTGGTGTAAGCAGCCAGACGTGGGTCTTCCCAAGCCAGACCTGGTGTTATTCCTGCAAATAAATCCTGCCCTTGCGGCCCAGCGGGGGGAGTTTGGTACCGAGCGCTACGAAACAAATGCTTTCCAGAATAAAGTACAACAGAACTTCGAGCAGCTCAGACAAGATCCCTCAGTCAACTGGAAG GAGATCGATGCAGGTAGAAGCATTGAAGAAGTACAcatgaacattaaaatgttgtGCGAGAGTGCCATCAACCTGGCTAAGAATCTGCCGATTGGAGAACTCTGGAAATGA
- the dtymk gene encoding thymidylate kinase isoform X2 — translation MACRRGVLIVLEGVDKAGKTTQCKKLVQALQESGHRAEMMRFPDRTTRIGLLISSYLEKKSQLEDHTVHLLFSANRWELVPLIKQKLDQGITLVVDRYAFSGVAFTSAKPGFSLAWCKQPDVGLPKPDLVLFLQINPALAAQRGEFGTERYETNAFQNKVQQNFEQLRQDPSVNWKEIDAGRSIEEVHMNIKMLCESAINLAKNLPIGELWK, via the exons ATGGCATGCAGAAGAGGTGTGTTAATTGTACTAGAGGGCGTAGACAAAGCTGGGAAAACGACACAGTGCAAGAAGCTTGTCCAGGCGTTGCAAGAGAGCGGACACCGCGCCGAGATGATGAGATTTCCAG acagaacaacaaGGATAGGCCTGCTTATAAGTTCATACCTGGAGAAGAAGAGCCAACTGGAGGACCACACTGTGCATCTGTTGTTCTCTGCAAACCGCTGGGAGTTGGT GCCGTTAATTAAACAGAAGCTGGACCAGGGAATTACTCTGGTGGTGGATCGTTATGCTTTCTCTGGAGTAGCTTTTACCAGTGCCAAACCT GGTTTCTCGCTGGCTTGGTGTAAGCAGCCAGACGTGGGTCTTCCCAAGCCAGACCTGGTGTTATTCCTGCAAATAAATCCTGCCCTTGCGGCCCAGCGGGGGGAGTTTGGTACCGAGCGCTACGAAACAAATGCTTTCCAGAATAAAGTACAACAGAACTTCGAGCAGCTCAGACAAGATCCCTCAGTCAACTGGAAG GAGATCGATGCAGGTAGAAGCATTGAAGAAGTACAcatgaacattaaaatgttgtGCGAGAGTGCCATCAACCTGGCTAAGAATCTGCCGATTGGAGAACTCTGGAAATGA